One window of Anaeromyxobacter diazotrophicus genomic DNA carries:
- a CDS encoding CBS domain-containing protein, with product MLVKHAMTRGVTTIGPGETLQAAAQAMRACGVGFLPVREDDHLVGAITDRDVVVRAVAPGRDPRRTVVREAMTPRLVLCHEDDTLGEAARQMEEHAVRRILVLDGAERLVGVLSADDLSLHARGLAVDVLERCHDPGRLARPSWLPIE from the coding sequence ATGCTGGTCAAGCATGCGATGACCCGGGGGGTGACGACCATCGGTCCCGGCGAGACCCTGCAGGCGGCGGCGCAGGCGATGCGGGCGTGCGGGGTGGGATTCTTGCCGGTGCGCGAGGACGATCACCTCGTCGGGGCGATCACGGATCGCGACGTCGTGGTCCGGGCGGTGGCGCCCGGCCGCGATCCCCGCCGCACCGTGGTGCGCGAGGCGATGACGCCGCGGCTCGTCCTCTGCCACGAGGACGACACGCTGGGCGAGGCGGCCCGGCAGATGGAGGAGCACGCGGTCCGCCGGATCCTGGTGCTCGACGGAGCCGAGCGGCTCGTCGGCGTGCTGAGCGCCGACGACCTGTCGCTCCACGCCCGCGGCCTGGCGGTGGACGTGCTCGAGCGCTGCCACGATCCGGGGCGGCTGGCGCGCCCGTCGTGGCTGCCGATCGAGTGA
- the recR gene encoding recombination mediator RecR: MSVADPIARLVKELARLPGIGEKTAQRLAFHILKAGAGYAGELAGAITGVVRDVRLCSSCQTLTDKDPCALCADPRRDARTICVVEGVPDLVAVERTHEYRGRYHVLHGALSPLDGVGPSELKIRELLLRLEQSPVDEVIVATNPDVEGEATALYLTKLLKPLGVKVTRIAQGVPMGGDLEYADQVTLARALSGRREL; encoded by the coding sequence GTGTCGGTCGCGGATCCCATCGCCCGGCTCGTGAAGGAGCTGGCGCGGCTGCCCGGCATCGGCGAGAAGACCGCCCAGCGGCTCGCCTTCCACATCCTCAAGGCGGGCGCCGGGTACGCCGGCGAGCTCGCCGGCGCCATCACCGGCGTGGTGCGCGACGTGAGGCTCTGCTCCTCGTGTCAGACGCTCACCGACAAGGACCCGTGCGCGCTGTGCGCCGACCCCCGCCGCGACGCGCGGACGATCTGCGTGGTGGAGGGCGTACCCGACCTGGTGGCCGTCGAGCGCACCCATGAATACCGGGGCCGATATCACGTGCTGCACGGCGCGCTCTCCCCGCTCGACGGCGTGGGCCCCTCCGAGCTCAAGATCCGGGAGCTGCTCCTGCGGCTCGAGCAGAGCCCGGTGGACGAGGTGATCGTCGCCACCAACCCGGACGTCGAGGGGGAGGCGACGGCGCTCTACCTCACCAAGCTCCTCAAGCCGCTCGGCGTGAAGGTGACCCGCATCGCTCAAGGCGTTCCCATGGGCGGCGATCTGGAATACGCTGATCAAGTGACGCTCGCGCGTGCGCTCTCCGGCCGCCGCGAGCTCTAG
- a CDS encoding GTP-binding protein, which translates to MSFINYSSREINCKIVYYGPGLCGKTTNLQYVYAKTNPDAKGKMISLATETERTLFFDFLPLSLGEIRGFKTRFHLYTVPGQVFYDASRKLILKGVDGVVFVADSQMERMEANLESLENLRVNLAEQGYDLDKVPYVVQYNKRDLPSAIGVDELHRALNPKNVPEFPAVAPTGVGVFDTLKSIAKLVLTELKKAG; encoded by the coding sequence ATGAGCTTCATCAACTACAGCTCGCGCGAGATCAACTGCAAGATCGTCTACTACGGCCCCGGGCTGTGCGGGAAGACGACCAACCTCCAGTACGTCTACGCGAAGACCAACCCGGACGCGAAGGGCAAGATGATCAGCCTCGCGACCGAGACGGAGCGCACGCTCTTCTTCGACTTCCTGCCGCTCTCGCTGGGTGAGATCCGCGGCTTCAAGACCCGCTTCCACCTCTACACGGTGCCGGGCCAGGTCTTCTACGACGCCTCGCGCAAGCTCATCCTGAAGGGCGTCGACGGCGTCGTCTTCGTGGCCGACTCGCAGATGGAGCGCATGGAGGCGAACCTCGAGTCGCTCGAGAACCTGCGCGTCAACCTGGCCGAGCAGGGCTACGACCTCGACAAGGTCCCGTACGTCGTCCAGTACAACAAGCGCGACCTGCCGAGCGCCATCGGGGTGGACGAGCTGCACCGCGCGCTGAACCCGAAGAACGTCCCCGAGTTCCCGGCGGTGGCCCCGACCGGCGTGGGCGTGTTCGACACGCTCAAGTCGATCGCGAAGCTGGTCCTCACCGAGCTCAAGAAGGCCGGGTAG
- a CDS encoding roadblock/LC7 domain-containing protein, with amino-acid sequence MNSGLVMYEEEFRLIAGICDRLTRDANAKVVFLIDKNGQLIASSGQAQNLDTTSLASLTAGNVAAMGGLAKLLGEKEFPNQFHEGERESLHMSIVGGRVVLVVIFDAKSSLGLVRLRVKKAGEELAKVFEALAQKQATPGTQSPFAEITDDDIDHLFSE; translated from the coding sequence ATGAACTCAGGGCTGGTGATGTACGAGGAGGAATTCCGGCTCATCGCCGGGATCTGCGACCGCCTCACGCGCGACGCCAACGCGAAGGTGGTCTTCCTCATCGACAAGAACGGCCAGCTCATCGCCTCGAGCGGCCAGGCGCAGAACCTCGACACGACCTCGCTCGCCTCCCTCACGGCGGGCAACGTGGCGGCCATGGGCGGCCTCGCCAAGCTCCTCGGCGAGAAGGAGTTCCCGAACCAGTTCCACGAGGGGGAGCGCGAGTCGCTCCACATGAGCATCGTGGGTGGCCGGGTGGTGCTGGTGGTCATCTTCGACGCGAAGAGCTCGCTCGGCCTGGTGCGCCTCCGCGTGAAGAAGGCGGGGGAGGAGCTCGCGAAGGTGTTCGAGGCGCTGGCGCAGAAGCAGGCGACCCCGGGGACGCAGAGTCCGTTCGCCGAGATCACCGACGACGACATCGACCACCTTTTCAGCGAGTAG